TTCAGGCTTTCAATCTGGCCTGACATAGGAATCTTTGCAATCATATCACATGATTTACGTGTGAGGGGGCGCATACCCTTTCCTTCGGAACCCATCACAATAACTATATTGTCGCCTAGTTTTACATCGCGGATTTTGGTTTCAGTATTACCGTCGAGGCCCACGTGCCAGTACCCCATTTCCTTAAGGGTGTCTAAGGTCTGTGAAAGGTTGGCCACACGAAGCCAATCCAGAGTCTCTAAGCCGCCAGCAGCAGAGCGTGCAAGTGTACCGCTTTCTGATGGACTGTTACGGTCCTGTGTAATTAGTGCACGTGCGCCAAAAGCAGCCGCGGAGCGCATACAGGCGCCAACATTATGAGGGTCGGTTACTTGATCCAGCATAAGGATGATGTTTTTTTTGCCATCAATTGGGGTGAGGCTTTCGATATCAGTGCCGGGCAGGGGGCGTACCTCAAGTAGAATACCTTGATGTGGAGAGTCTGTGCCGACAGTTGCATCTAAAATGCTTGTGTCATTGATCACGACCGTTTCAATATTTGGCCTAATAGAGGTAATACGCTCATTTGATAGCGCTTTTTCTGTGCCAACAAGCCTCACACACTCACGGTTTTTATTCTGTAGAGCAGTTTCCACGGAATTGCGACCAAACAGAAAATAACCGTTTGAAGCTTTTGGTTTCAGATTGCTATCTGCGTGAGATCTAAAGCTTTTATCTCGGTGTGGGCCTTGATTCCGATTTCGCGCGCCTTGATTATTTTTTTTGCGCGGCATTTGATTTGTCTTTTGTCCAGAGTGTCGTTTTTTATTCATCATATTCACTTGTTATCTGGGTGTCTTTTTTTGGCTCAACACCTAAGGTTCAGAGGGGCTATAAATCACTCTGCAACAAAGCTCATCAAAAAAAATACATTTTTTTAATTCGTTTGTGTTGACACCGAGTAAGATATGGGCATATTGCGCCTCACCGCGACGCTGATCAAGGTCAGCGTGACGAACTCGATTTTGGAGAGATGGCCGAGCGGTTAAAGGCGACGGATTGTAAATCCGTTCTCGTATGAGTACGCAGGTTCGAATCCTGCTCTCTCCACCATCACCTTCCCTAGATGCATTTCTTCGGAGGGTTTTGTTATGTTCGGGGGATAGCGATGATTGTGCGGGTGTAGCTCAATGGTAGAGCAGAAGATTTCCAATCTTACGACGAGGGTTCGATTCCCTTCACCCGCTCCAAATATTTTAAATGCCTCTTCTGGGGCGGCTTATTGAATGTGATTACTCCTAGGGTGGGGTGTCACGGGGTATGAAAGTTCGTCTGAATATATTTTACGCGCACGCGCGCGTGTTCAGGCGTAAATGCTTGCAAGGATTACGGGCATGGCTAAAGAAAAGTTTGAGCGTAATAAGCCGCACTGTAACGTTGGTACTATTGGTCACGTTGACCACGGTAAGACAACACTTACAGCTGCGATTACAAAAGTTCTAGCTGAAGCAACAGGCGGTGAAGCTGTTGATTTCGCGAACATCGATAAGGCTCCTGAAGAGCGTGAGCGTGGTATCACAATCTCAACAGCACACGTTGAGTATGAGACAGAGACACGCCACTATGCACACGTTGACTGCCCAGGTCACGCTGACTATGTGAAGAACATGATCACTGGTGCTGCTCAGATGGACGGTGGTATTCTTGTTGTGAACGCAGCTGATGGCCCAATGCCACAGACACGTGAGCACATCCTACTTGCACGTCAGGTTGGTGTACCAGCGCTTGTAGTATTCATGAACAAAGTTGACCAGGTTGACGACGAAGAGCTTCTAGAGCTTGTTGAGATGGAAATCCGTGAGCTTCTATCTGAGTACGACTTCCCTGGTGATGATATTCCAATCGTAGCTGGTTCTGCTCTTGCAGCACTTGAAGGTCGCGACGCAAACATCGGTGCAGAGAAGATTCTTGAGCTGATGGCTGCAGTTGACGATTACATCCCACTTCCAGAGCGTGCGGTTGACGGTGCATTCCTAATGCCTGTTGAGGACGTATTCTCTATCTCAGGCCGTGGTACAGTAGCAACTGGCCGTGTTGAGCGTGGTATCGTTAAGGTTGGTGAAGAAATCGAGATCGTTGGTATCAAAGATACAGCGAAAACTACGGTTACTGGTGTTGAAATGTTCCGCAAGCTTCTAGACGAAGGTCAAGCTGGTGATAACATTGGTGCACTTCTACGTGGTGTTGCACGTGATGATATCGAACGTGGTCAGGTTCTGTCACACGTTGGTACAATCAAGCCACACACAAAGTTCACAGCTGAGACATACATCCTCACTAAAGAGGAAGGTGGTCGTCACACACCATTCTTCGCTAACTACCGTCCACAGTTCTACTTCCGTACAACTGACGTAACAGGTAACATTGAGCTACCTGAAGGTTCAGAGATGGTAATGCCTGGTGATAACGTGAACCTGAAGGTTGAGCTTATCGCACCAATCGCGATGGACGAAGGTCTTCGTTTTGCTATCCGCGAAGGTGGCCGCACTGTAGGCGCCGGCGTTGTAGCTGAAATCATCGAATAATTTCGGTAATAAACGAAAAGTGGGTCGGTCTTGCCGGCCCATTTTCTTGCGCAGTGATCGATTGAAAATTGAAGCGCAGTAAGTCATTTAAAAAAAATGACAAAAAACACTTGCAAGGGACGCGATAGAGCGGTAAACCGCAGCCCTCGCTAGTGACGAACTAACGGTCTAGGGGCGTAGCTCAGTTGGTAGAGCACCGGTCTCCAAAACCGGGTGTCGGGGGTTCGAGTCCCTCCGCCCCTGCCATTAGATCGAATAGAAAAATAGGCTGCGTGAAAGCTTTTTAGTTTTAAGCGCCTTATAGATAATGGATTGATTAGCCTGCGGTTTTTGGTAAGAGAAGCGCGGGCTTGTTGGGTAATTATAAAGGATCGAACATGGCAAAAACATCGCCAGGTGAATTTTTCCGTCAGGTAAAGCGTGAAGGCGCTAAAGTTACTTGGCCTACGCCGAAAGAGGCGGGAATCACGTCTGTGATGGTTTTTGTGATGGTTGTGATTATGGCTGTGTTCTTCCTTGGTGTTGATTATCTGCTTAATGCTGGCGTGCAAGCGCTGCTTGGCCTTTAGGAGTTAATAATATGAGCAAATCTCGCTGGTATATTATTCATGCTTATTCTGGCTTTGAAGCTAAGGTTGCGGCAGCTGTTAAGGAACAGGCGCGGATTCAGGGGCTTGAGGCTCTGGTTGATGATGTGATTGTTCCAACTGAAGAAGTGATTGAGGTTCGTAAAGGTAAGAAGGTTTCATCTGAGAAGAAATTCTTCCCTGGTTATGTTCTTGTGAAGATGGTTCTTACAGATGATACATACCACCTTGTGAATGCTCACGCTAAAGTAACTGGTTTCCTTGGTGCGAATGGTCGCCCAAGTCCGATTTCAGAAGCTGAGGCTGCTCGCATCCTTAACCAGGTTGAGGAAGGTGTTGAGCGCCCACGTCCGAATATCGTTTATGAAGTTGGTGAAGAAGTTAAGGTTACAGATGGCCCATTCGCGAGCTTTAACGGTATCGTTGAAGAAGTGGATGAGGATAAAGCACGCTTGAAAGTGTCTGTGTCTATCTTTGGTCGTGCAACGCCTGTTGAGCTGGAATACGCCCAGGTTGAAAAAGTTTAATAAGAATTCGGGGTAATCCCGAGTGAAGTGCGGTAGGCCGCGCCATTGGCCGCACCGCGCACCCTAATTGAAGTGGTTGATCACTTCTGATGTTTTTCGAAAGGGAAATACAATGGCAAAGAAGATTGATGGTTACCTGAAGCTTCAGGTACCTGCTGGTAAAGCGAACCCGTCACCTCCAATTGGTCCAGCTCTTGGTCAGCGCGGTGTGAACATTATGGAATTCTGTAAGGCGTTTAACGCTAAAACACAGAAGATGGAAGCTGGGATGCCAATCCCAACAATCATCACTGTGTATGCAGACCGTTCATTCACATTCGAAATCAAGACACCACCTGCATCTTTCCTTCTAAAGAAAGCTGCTGGTCTTAAGTCTGGTGGTTCAACTCCTGGCCGTGCGGTTGCTGGTAAAGTAACACGTGCACAGGTTAAAGAAATCGCTGAAGCTAAGATGGTTGATCTGAGCGCGAACGATATCGAAGCAGCTATGCTGATCATCGAAGGTTCTGCTCGTTCCATGGGCTTCGAGGTAGAGGGTTAATAAGATGGCAAAAGTTGCAAAACGTATGGCTAAAGCTTGGGACGGTCTAGACCGTGAAAAGCTTTACACTGTTTCAGAAGCTGTTGCTGAACTTAAAGCTCGCTCTGCAGTGAAATTCGATGAGACTATTGAAGTTTCTATGAACCTTGGTGTTGACCCACGTCACGCTGACCAGATGGTTCGCGGCGTTGTGTCTCTTCCACACGGTACTGGTAAAACTATGCGCGTAGCTGTGTTTGCTCGTGGCCCTAAGGCTGAAGAAGCAACAGCAGCTGGTGCTGACGTAGTTGGCGCAGAAGACCTGATGGAAGATATCCAAAAAGGTAACATGGACTTTGACCGTGTGATCGCTACTCCTGACATGATGGCTGTTGTTGGTCGCCTTGGTAAGGTTCTTGGTCCTAAAGGTCTTATGCCTAACCCTAAGCTTGGTACTGTAACTATGGACGTGAAAGCGGCTGTAGAAGCAGCGAAAGCTGGCCAGGTTGAATACCGTGTTGAAAAAGCAGGTATCATCCACGGTGGTGTTGGTAAAGCTAGCTTCGGTGAAGAGCAGATCGTTGAAAACGCTGTGTCTTTCATCAATGCTGTAATTAAAGCTAAGCCATCAGGCGCCAAAGGTACATATGTTAAGCGCGTTGCGATGTCATCTTCTATGGGCCCAGGCCTTAAGATCGACGTAGCGACACTAGAAGCTTAACTGTAAAAGATTTGTGTCGCGCTTTGGTGCGGCACACACATTTGGGCGGATGTTTTGCCTGAATGAGAGTAACTGTCCGAGATTACAGGTGAACTGAAGTGTGTTTCTAGTGAGCGACCTTCAGGTTTTAAAAGAAGCAGTATTCGCAACACTGTGGCCTGTATGAGATGGGTAAGGGAATTTTGCCGAAAGGCGATGTGCGGTTCCTACAGGATCGGATGTAATCCATCCTGCGCCCTGGACAGGGTAGCGTATTACTTCGATGTATAGAGTTTATGAGGTAATACAGGGCTCAAATTGACGAGACCATTTATATGGTTCTCATAGTCGGAGACGAGAAAAGTGGAAAGAGCCGAAAAGCAGGATCTGGTTGCATCCATGCACGAAGTATTCTCGGACGCTGCGTCTGTTGTAGTTGTACACTACGATGGTCTGACAGTTGCTGAGATTACTGCACTGCGTGCGCAAATGCGTGAAGTGGGTGCTACACTTAAAGTAACCAAGAACCGTCTAACTCGTCTTGCGCTTAAAGGTACTGAATACGAAGGTATTGCTGACCTGTTTACAGGTCCAACAGCAATCGGTTTTGCTGCTGACCCAGTATCCGCACCTAAAGCTCTTGCTAAATTCGCTAAGGACAACGAAAAGCTTCGTATCCTTGGTGGTGGCATGGGCGCTAACGTGCTGGATCAAGCTGGTGTTAAAGCACTTGCCGAGCTTCCATCCCTCGACGAACTTCGTGGCAAACTTGTGGGTCTACTACAAGCTCCTGCTCAGAAGATCGCAGCGGTTACGGCAGCTCCAGCGGGCCAATTGGCTCGTGTATTTGGCGCTTACGGCGACAAAGACGCAGCTTAGACTTTAAAAAAGTATCCCGGGTGGCCCTGGCCGCCTAAATTATTATGCATTATGACACGCGGATCCTTGAATGGACCGCAAATTTGGAGTGAGTTAAAATGGCTGATCTCGCAAAAATCGTAGAAGAACTATCTGCTCTTACAGTTATGGAAGCTGCTGAGCTTTCTAAGATGCTTGAAGAAACTTGGGGCGTATCTGCTGCTGCACCTGTTGCTGTAGCTGCTGCTGGCGCTGCTGGTGGTGAAGCTGCTGCTGAAGAGAAAGACGAGTTCGACGTAGTTCTTGCAGACGCTGGTGCGAAGAAAATCAACGTGATTAAAGAAGTTCGCGCTATTACTGGTCTAGGTCTTAAAGAAGCTAAAGAGCTTGTTGAAGGTGCACCTAAGACAGTTAAAGAAGCTGTATCTAAAGACGAAGCAGAAGAGCTTAAAGGTAAGCTTGAAGCTGCTGGCGCTAAAGTTGAACTTAAGTAATTTCTTAAGTAAAACAAACCAGAGGTCGGAAGCGATTTTCGCTCCCGGCCTTTCGGCGTCCTGAGAGCTTGGGACTTAAATATAAGCTCCATATTTGAGGTGGCGAGGTGGGCTGCGCTCAAAATACTTGGATTTTCAGGAGTTTAGGGTAGATTATTCCCCTAGGCTCTATTTTGACAGCCGAACTGGGCAGTGTATTTAGCTCAGGGTAGGCACAGCTAAAGGAACGAGGGCGAAGCATGGCGACTTCATTTACTGGTCGTAAGCGCGTGCGTAAAGATTTCGGTTCTATCTCCGAAGTGACGCAAATGCCGAATCTCATTGAGGTTCAACGACGGTCCTATGACCATTTCTTCCGCGCAGGTGCAGATGAAGAGGAGCGTTTAAGCTCTGGACTTGAAAGAGTTCTTAAATCTGTATTCCCAATACAGGATTTTGCGAACACAGCATCTCTTGAATATGTTCGGTATGAGCTGGAAGCGCCCAAGTTCGACGTAGAAGAATGCCAGCAGCGCGATATCACTTACGCTGCACCGCTGCGCGTAACTCTCCGTCTTATCGTGTTTGAGGTTGATCCTGAGACCGAAGCGAAATCTGTTCTCGATATTAAAGAACAAGATGTTTACATGGGCGATCTGCCGCTGATGACCGACAACGGTACTTTCGTTGTGAACGGTACAGAGCGTGTAATCGTTTCTCAGATGCACCGTTCCCCAGGTGTGTTCTTCGATCATGACCGTGGTAAAACACACAGCTCAGGTAAATTCCTGTTTGCTGCACGTGTAATCCCTTACCGTGGTTCATGGCTCGATTTTGAGTTTGATCCAAAAGACATCGTAAACGTTCGTATCGACCGCCGTCGTAAGCTGCCTGCTACAACTATGATGTACGCGCTAGGCATGACAGCGGAAGATATTCTTGAATACTTCTATAAAACAGTAACCTACCGCCGTGCGGAAGGTGGCTGGCGTATGCCGTTTAAGGGTGAAGCATGGCGTGGTCAAAAGCCAAGCTTTGACCTGATCAACGCTGACTCTGGTGAAGTTGTTGTTGAAGAAGGCAAGAAAGTAACTCCACGTCTGGCTAAGAAGCTTGAAAAAGATGGTGTTGAGGCAATTCTTGTTCCTGATGATGTGATCTTCGGCAAGTTCGTTGCGAAAGATATGATCAACGAGCAAACCGGTGCGATCTATGTTGAAGCAGGCGATGAGCTTGGTGAAGACGATATCGATGCACTAGCAGCGGCAGGTTTCGACGAAATTGAAGTACTGGATATCGACGAAGCTTCTGTTGGCCCATACATTCGCAATACACTGAAAGTAGACAAAGTTGAGTGTCATGATGGCGCTCTAGCAGAAATCTACAAAGTTATGCGCCCAGGTGAGCCGCCAACCAAAGAAACAGCTGAAGCTCTGTTCTATGGTTTGTTCTTTGATAGCGAGCGTTACGATCTTTCCGACGTTGGTCGTGTGAAGATGAACATGCGCCTTGACCTAGACTGTGACGATAGCGTTGGCACTCTTCGCAAAGAAGATATCCTTTCTACGCTTAAAACACTTGTTGAGCTTAAAGATGGCCGCGGCGAAATCGACGATATTGACCACCTTGGTAACCGTCGTGTTCGTTCTGTTGGTGAGCTTATGGAGAACCAGTACCGTATTGGTCTTCTTCGTATGGAGCGAGCAATCCGCGAGCGTATGTCTTCTGTAGATATCGACACTGTTATGCCGCACGATCTTATCAATGCGAAGCCGGTTGTTGCATCTGTTCGTGAATTCTTTGGTTCCTCACAGCTTTCACAGTTTATGGACCAAACAAACCCACTTTCAGAAATTACACACAAACGCCGTATGTCTGCGCTTGGCCCTGGTGGTCTTACACGTGAGCGTGCTGGCTTTGAGGTACGTGACGTACACGCAACGCACTATGGTCGTATCTGTCCAATTGAGACTCCTGAGGGTCCAAACATTGGTCTGATCAACTCGCTTGCGACATACGCACAAGTAAACAAGTACGGCTTTATTGAAAGCCCATACCGTAAAGTTATCGACGGTAAAGTAACTGATGAAGTTGTATATCTTTCAGCGATGGAAGAGGGTCGCTTCAAAGTTGCGCAAGCAACAGCAGAACTTACCGAAGATATGACTTTCGCGAACGATCTTGTTTCCTGTCGCCAAAGCGGTGAATACCTGATGTCTGATAGCTCTACTATCGACTTGATGGACGTTTCACCAAAGCAGCTTGTATCCGTTGCGGCATCGCTTATTCCGTTCCTAGAGAACGATGATGCGAACCGCGCGCTTATGGGGTCAAACATGCAGCGTCAGGCTGTGCCGCTCGTGCGTGCTGAAGCACCGTTCGTTGGTACAGGTATGGAGAAAACAGTTGCTGCCGATAGTGGTGCTGCAATCGCTGCCCGCCGTACTGGTGTGGTTGAGCAGGTTGATGCAACACGTATTGTTATCCGCGCAACAGAAGAACTGGACCCTGGTAAGTCTGGTGTAGATATCTATACACTTCACAAGTTCCAGCGTTCGAACCAGAACACATGTATTAACCAGCGCCCGCTTGTAAAAGTGGGTGACCGTATCAAGAAGGGCGATATCGTTTGTGATGGCCCATCTACAGATATGGGTGAACTGGCTCTTGGCCGTAACGCACTTGTAGCGTTCATGCCGTGGAATGGTTACAACTTCGAGGATTCCATCCTTATTTCCGAGCGTATCGTGAAAGAGGACGTATTCACATCTATCCACATCGACGAGTTCGAAGTGATGGCACGTGATACGAAACTTGGCCCAGAGGAAATCACACGTGATATTCCAAACGTGGGTGAAGAAGGCCTTAAGAATCTTGACGAAGCTGGTATTGTTTACGTTGGTGCGCAGGTTCACCCTGGTGATATCCTTGTAGGTAAGATCACACCAAAAGGCGAAAGCCCGATGACACCGGAAGAAAAACTTCTGCGTGCTATCTTTGGTGAGAAAGCTTCTGATGTTCGTGATACATCCATGCGCTTGCCGCCTGGTGTTGCTGGTACAGTTGTGGAAGTACGCGTATTTAACCGCCACGGTGTGGATAAAGACGAACGTGCTCTTACAATCGAACGTGAAGAGATTGAGCGCCTTACAAAAGACCGCGAAGATGAGCGTGCAATTCTTGAGCGCAACATCTATGGCCGTTTGAGTGGTTTCCTAGTTGGCAAGACTGTAACGTCTGGCACAAAGGAAATGAAGAAGGGCACAGCGATCACTGAAGAAGGTCTTGAAGAACTTCGTCGTATTCAGTGGTGGGATCTTGCTGTTGATGATGACCAGGCAATGGCTGACATCGAAGCACTTCGCAAACAGTTCGACGATAGCCGTGCTCAGCTTAAGAGCCGCTTCGACGAGAAAATTGAAAAACTTCAGCGCGGTGATGAGCTTGCTCCTGGCGTTCTGAAGATGGTTAAGGTTTTCGTTGCTGTTAAGCGTAAGCTACAGCCTGGTGATAAGATGGCGGGTCGTCACGGTAACAAGGGTGTTATCTCTCGTATTCTGCCACAAGAAGATATGCCTCACCTTGATGACGGTACGCCGGTTGATGTTGTACTCAACCCGCTTGGTGTACCATCACGTATGAACGTGGGTCAGATTCTTGAAACACACCTTGGCTGGGCGTCTCGTGGTCTTGGTCGCCAGATCGATGGCATGCTTGAAGCATACCGACATGGTCAGACACAGATCGATGAGTTCCGCACGAAGTTCAAAGATGTATACGGTGACGAGCAGTTTGAAAGCGATGTAGCTGATCTTGATGATGATCAGATTCTGGAGCTTGCTGGCAACCTCACTAACGGTGTTCCAATGGGTACACCTGTATTTAACGGTGCGGTAGAAGCAGATATTGTGACAATGCTTGAGAAAGCAGGTCTTGATAGCTCTGGTCAGGTTGACCTCTACGATGGCCGTACTGGTGAGAAGTTCGACCGTAAGGTAACAGTTGGTTACATTTACATGCTGAAGCTTCACCACCTTGTGGATGATAAAATCCACGCGCGTTCTATTGGCCCATACAGCCTCGTTACCCAGCAGCCGCTTGGTGGTAAGGCTCAGTTTGGTGGTCAGCGCTTTGGTGAGATGGAGGTGTGGGCACTGCAAGCTTATGGTGCTGCATACACGCTTCAGGAAATGCTTACTGTTAAGTCTGATGATGTACAGGGTCGTACGAAGGTTTATGAAGCTATCGTACGCGGCGATGATACATTTGAAGCAGGCATCCCAGAATCCTTCAACGTACTTGTGAAGGAAATGAGATCGCTCTGTCTGAATGTTGAGCTGATCACTGGCACAGACGAGTAACCAGTATCCTTGAGTTTGGCCGGGGCTTGCTCCGGCCTGCTTACCAAGTTTGATGGTAGGCATTTGTTTTGGAAGGCGATTGGAACCCCTTGATAAAAAGGTTCCACAGAAATTAAGAGAAGCCGGACATGAACCAAGAAGTGATGAAATACTTCAATCCGAACCAGAAACCTGAGACGTTTGATCAGATTCAAATCTCGATTGCGTCTCCAGAGCGTATCCGCTCCTGGTCTTTCGGTGAGATTAAAAAACCTGAGACAATCAACTACCGTACTTTCAAGCCTGAGAAAGACGGTCTTTTCTGTGCACGTATTTTTGGGCCGGTAAAAGATTACGAATGTCTTTGTGGCAAATACAAGCGTATGAAGTACCGCGGCATTATCTGTGAGAAATGTGGTGTGGAAGTTACGCTTTCCAAAGTTCGCCGTGAGCGCATGGGGCATATCGACCTTGCTGCTCCTGTAGCGCACATTTGGTTCCTTAAGTCACTACCAAGCCGTATTGGCCTACTGCTTGACATGATGCTCAAAGACCTAGAGCGTGTTCTCTACTTTGAATATTATGTTGTTATTGAGCCCGGCCTAACGCCGCTTAAGCAATTCCAACTTCTTTCCGAAGATGATTATTACCGCGCGCAAGATGAATATGGTGAAGATAGCTTCACTGCAGGCATTGGTGCGGAAGCTATCCGCAAGCTTCTTCAGTCTATGGATCTTGAAGATGAGCGTGAAAAGCTTCTTAAAGAGCTTGCTGAGACTAAGTCTGAGCTTAAGCCTAAGAAGATCATCAAGCGTTTGAAAGTTGTTGAAAGCTTTATCGAATCTGGCAACCGCCCAGAGTGGATGATCCTTGAGGTTGTTCCGGTAATTCCACCAGAGCTACGTCCTCTTGTTCCACTGGATGGTGGTCGTTTCGCGACATCTGATCTGAACGATCTATATCGCCGCGTAATCAACCGTAACAACCGTCTGAAGCGCCTGATTGAGCTTCGTGCGCCTGATATTATCATCCGTAACGAAAAACGGATGCTTCAGGAATCTGTTGATGCGCTGTTTGATAACGGTCGTCGTGGTCGTACAATTACTGGTGCGAACAAACGTCCACTGAAATCTCTTTCAGATATGCTGAAAGGTAAGCAGGGTCGTTTCCGTCAGAACCTTCTTGGTAAGCGTGTTGACTATTCTGGTCGTTCCGTGATCGTGGTTGGTCCTGAACTTAAGCTGCACCAGTGTGGTCTTCCGAAGAAAATGGCGCTTGAGCTGTTCAAGCCGTTCATTTACTCACGCCTAGACCGCAAAGGTATCGCAACTACAATTAAAGCTGCGAAGAAACTGGTTGAAAAAGAGCGCCGCGAAGTTTGGGATATTCTTGACGAAGTAATTCGCGAGCACCCAGTAATGCTTAACCGTGCGCCTACGCTTCACCGTCTTGGTATTCAGGCATTCGAGCCGGTACTGATTGAAGGTAAAGCTATTCAGCTTCACCCACTCGTATGTGCGGCCTTTAACGCCGACTTCGATGGTGACCAGATGGCGGTACACGTACCACTTTCTATCGAAGCGCAGCTTGAAGCACGTGTACTGATGATGTCTACAAACAACATCCTGTCACCTGCGAATGGTAAGCCGATTATCGTTCCGTCTCAGGATATTGTACTAGGTATCTACTACATGACATCCATGCGTGAAGGTGATGTAGGTGAGGGTAAAGTCTTCTTCGATATGGACGAAGTTGAGTTTGCGCTTGATAACAAGGTTATCACGCTGCAATCCAAAATTAACGCACGTATCGAAACCGTAGACAAAAATGGTGAGAAAACATACATCCGCGCTGAAACAACACCGGGCCGTATGCTTCTTGCTCGTCACCTTCCAAAGCATCCGAACGTTCCGTTCAGCTTGATCAACCGTCGTTTGACGAAGAAAGAAGTCACAGAAGTTATTGATGTGGTTTACCGTCACTGCGGTCAGAAAGAAACTGTACTGTTCGCTGATGGTATCATGGGTGAAGGTTTCAAACGTGCTTGTGCTGCTGGTATTTCCTTCGGTAAAGACGACATGATTATCCCGCCAGCTAAAGAGAAACTGGTTGATGATACGAAGGCTGTTGTTCGTGAATTCGAAGACCAGTATCAGGATGGCTTGATCACCCAAGGTGAGAAATACAACAAAGTTGTAGACGCTTGGGCGCAGTGTGGTGACAAAGTTGCTGAAGCCATGATGGCTGAGATGGAACGCACAACGGTTGACGATAACGGCCGTGAAAGCGACGTAAACTCAGTATTCATGATGGCGCACTCTGGTGCTCGTGGTTCCGCGGCTCAGATGAAACAGCTTGCTGGTATGCGTGGTCTGATGGCTAAACCTTCTGGCGAGATTATTGAAACACCAATTATCTCGAACTTTAAAGAAGGTCTGTCAGTACTCGAATACTTCAACTCTTCTCACGGTGCTCGTAAAGGTCTTGCAGATACGGCGCTTAAAACAGCGAACTCCGGTTACCTGACACGTCGTCTTGTTGATGTATCTCAGGACTGTGTGATCGTTGAGCGTGATTGTGGTACGGAAGCAGGTATTACAGTTGAGGAAGTATCTGAGGGTGGTGACGTTCTTGTTCCACTATCAGAGCGTATCCTTGGCCGCTGTCTGTCTGTAGATGTGAATCACCCTGTGACAGGTGAGCTTCTCTTCGAAGCAGGTACACTGCTTGACGAAGAAAAAGCAGACGCTGTTGAAACAGCTGGTATTGCTGAAGTGAAGATCCGTTCAGTTCTGACATGTGAAACCCGCAACGGTGCTTGTGCCAAGTGTTATGGTCGTGACCTAGCGCGTGGTACTGAAGTGAACATGGGTGAAGCTGTTGGTGTAATTGCCGCTCAGTCGATTGGTGAGCCAGGTACACAGCTTACAATGCGGACGTTCCACATTGGTGGTGCTGCGACTGTAAACGCT
This DNA window, taken from Kordiimonas sp. SCSIO 12603, encodes the following:
- the rpoB gene encoding DNA-directed RNA polymerase subunit beta, coding for MATSFTGRKRVRKDFGSISEVTQMPNLIEVQRRSYDHFFRAGADEEERLSSGLERVLKSVFPIQDFANTASLEYVRYELEAPKFDVEECQQRDITYAAPLRVTLRLIVFEVDPETEAKSVLDIKEQDVYMGDLPLMTDNGTFVVNGTERVIVSQMHRSPGVFFDHDRGKTHSSGKFLFAARVIPYRGSWLDFEFDPKDIVNVRIDRRRKLPATTMMYALGMTAEDILEYFYKTVTYRRAEGGWRMPFKGEAWRGQKPSFDLINADSGEVVVEEGKKVTPRLAKKLEKDGVEAILVPDDVIFGKFVAKDMINEQTGAIYVEAGDELGEDDIDALAAAGFDEIEVLDIDEASVGPYIRNTLKVDKVECHDGALAEIYKVMRPGEPPTKETAEALFYGLFFDSERYDLSDVGRVKMNMRLDLDCDDSVGTLRKEDILSTLKTLVELKDGRGEIDDIDHLGNRRVRSVGELMENQYRIGLLRMERAIRERMSSVDIDTVMPHDLINAKPVVASVREFFGSSQLSQFMDQTNPLSEITHKRRMSALGPGGLTRERAGFEVRDVHATHYGRICPIETPEGPNIGLINSLATYAQVNKYGFIESPYRKVIDGKVTDEVVYLSAMEEGRFKVAQATAELTEDMTFANDLVSCRQSGEYLMSDSSTIDLMDVSPKQLVSVAASLIPFLENDDANRALMGSNMQRQAVPLVRAEAPFVGTGMEKTVAADSGAAIAARRTGVVEQVDATRIVIRATEELDPGKSGVDIYTLHKFQRSNQNTCINQRPLVKVGDRIKKGDIVCDGPSTDMGELALGRNALVAFMPWNGYNFEDSILISERIVKEDVFTSIHIDEFEVMARDTKLGPEEITRDIPNVGEEGLKNLDEAGIVYVGAQVHPGDILVGKITPKGESPMTPEEKLLRAIFGEKASDVRDTSMRLPPGVAGTVVEVRVFNRHGVDKDERALTIEREEIERLTKDREDERAILERNIYGRLSGFLVGKTVTSGTKEMKKGTAITEEGLEELRRIQWWDLAVDDDQAMADIEALRKQFDDSRAQLKSRFDEKIEKLQRGDELAPGVLKMVKVFVAVKRKLQPGDKMAGRHGNKGVISRILPQEDMPHLDDGTPVDVVLNPLGVPSRMNVGQILETHLGWASRGLGRQIDGMLEAYRHGQTQIDEFRTKFKDVYGDEQFESDVADLDDDQILELAGNLTNGVPMGTPVFNGAVEADIVTMLEKAGLDSSGQVDLYDGRTGEKFDRKVTVGYIYMLKLHHLVDDKIHARSIGPYSLVTQQPLGGKAQFGGQRFGEMEVWALQAYGAAYTLQEMLTVKSDDVQGRTKVYEAIVRGDDTFEAGIPESFNVLVKEMRSLCLNVELITGTDE